From Eubalaena glacialis isolate mEubGla1 chromosome 5, mEubGla1.1.hap2.+ XY, whole genome shotgun sequence, one genomic window encodes:
- the TMEM184C gene encoding transmembrane protein 184C isoform X1, with protein sequence MRVDRTAKEQGSPLPSPSSSFPLLLGADLCGNMPCTCTWRNWRQWIRPLAVVIYLVSIVVAVPLCVWELQKLEVGIHTKAWFIAGIFLLLTIPISLWVILQHLVHYTQPELQKPIIRILWMVPIYSLDSWIALKYPSIAIYVDTCRECYEAYVIYNFMGFLTNYLTNRYPNLVLILEAKDQQKHFPPLCCCPPWTMGEVLLFRCKLGVLQYTVVRPFTTIVALICELLGIYDEGNFSFSNAWTYLVIINNMSQLFAMYCLLLFYKVLKEELSPIQPVGKFLCVKLVVFVSFWQAVVIALLVKVGVISEKHTWEWQTVEAVATGLQDFIICIEMFLAAIAHHYTFSYKPYVQEAEEGSCFDSFLAMWDVSDIRDDISEQVRHVGRTVMGHPRKKFFPEDQDQNEHTSLLSSSSQDAISVASSVPPSPMGHYQGFGHTVTPQTTPTTANVSDDICNDTTGEKKEPSDKSVAS encoded by the exons ATGCGAGTCGACAGAACAGCCAAAGAACAGGGCTCCCCATTACCATCTCCTTCGAGCTCTTTTCCCTTGCTACTCGGAGCTGATTTATGCGGAAACATGCCTTGCACTTGTACCTGGAGGAACTGGAGACAGTGGATTCGACCTTTAGCGGTGGTCATTTATCTGGTGTCCATAGTGGTTGCGGTTCCCCTATGCGTGTGGGAATTACAGAAACTGGAG GTTGGAATACACACCAAGGCTTGGTTTATTGCTGGAATCTTTTTGCTGTTGACTATACCTATCTCGCTTTGGGTGATATTGCAGCATTTAGTGCATTATACACAACCTGAACTACAGAAACCAATAATAAG GATTCTTTGGATGGTACCCATATACAGTTTAGATAGT TGGATAGCATTGAAATATCCCAGCATTGCAATATATGTGGATACCTGCAGAGAATGTTATGAAGCTTATGTCATTTACAACTTTATGGGATTCCTTACCAATTACCTAACTAACCGGTATCCAAATCTGGTATTAATCCTTGAAGCCAAAGATCAGCAGAAACATTTCCCTCCTTTGTGTTGCTGTCCACCATGGACTATGGGAGA AGTCTTGCTGTTCAGATGCAAACTGGGTGTATTACAATATACAGTTGTCAGACCATTCACCACCATCGTTGCTTT aATCTGTGAGCTGCTTGGTATATATGATGAAGGGAACTTTAGCTTTTCAAATGCTTGGACTTACTtggttataataaataatatgtcACAGTTG TTTGCCATGTATTGTCTCCTCCTGTTTTATAAAGTACTGAAGGAAGAACTGAGTCCAATCCAACCTGTTGGCAAATTTCTTTGTGTAAAGCtggtggtttttgtttctttttg GCAAGCAGTAGTTATTGCTTTGTTGGTAAAAGTTGGCGTTATTTCTGAAAAGCATACGTGGGAATGGCAAACAGTAGAAGCTGTGGCCACAGGACTCCAG GACTTTATTATCTGTATTGAGATGTTCCTTGCTGCCATTGCTCATCACTACACTTTCTCGTATAAACCGTATGTCCAAGAAGCAGAAGAGGGCTcatgctttgattcctttcttgCCATGTGGGATGTTTCAGATATTAGGGATGATATTTCTGAACAAGTAAGGCATGTTG GAAGGACAGTCATGGGACATCCTAGGAAAAAGTTTTTTCCTGAGGATCAAGATCAAAATGAACATACAAGCTTGTTATCATCGTCATCACAAGATGCAATTTCCGTTGCCTCTTCTGTGCCACCTTCACCCATGGGTCACTATCAAGGGTTTGGACACACTGTGACTCCCCAGACTACACCTACCACAGCTAATGTATCTGATGACATATGTAATGATACtacaggagagaaaaaagaaccttCAGATAAGTCCGTGGCCTCCTGA
- the TMEM184C gene encoding transmembrane protein 184C isoform X2: MVPIYSLDSWIALKYPSIAIYVDTCRECYEAYVIYNFMGFLTNYLTNRYPNLVLILEAKDQQKHFPPLCCCPPWTMGEVLLFRCKLGVLQYTVVRPFTTIVALICELLGIYDEGNFSFSNAWTYLVIINNMSQLFAMYCLLLFYKVLKEELSPIQPVGKFLCVKLVVFVSFWQAVVIALLVKVGVISEKHTWEWQTVEAVATGLQDFIICIEMFLAAIAHHYTFSYKPYVQEAEEGSCFDSFLAMWDVSDIRDDISEQVRHVGRTVMGHPRKKFFPEDQDQNEHTSLLSSSSQDAISVASSVPPSPMGHYQGFGHTVTPQTTPTTANVSDDICNDTTGEKKEPSDKSVAS, translated from the exons ATGGTACCCATATACAGTTTAGATAGT TGGATAGCATTGAAATATCCCAGCATTGCAATATATGTGGATACCTGCAGAGAATGTTATGAAGCTTATGTCATTTACAACTTTATGGGATTCCTTACCAATTACCTAACTAACCGGTATCCAAATCTGGTATTAATCCTTGAAGCCAAAGATCAGCAGAAACATTTCCCTCCTTTGTGTTGCTGTCCACCATGGACTATGGGAGA AGTCTTGCTGTTCAGATGCAAACTGGGTGTATTACAATATACAGTTGTCAGACCATTCACCACCATCGTTGCTTT aATCTGTGAGCTGCTTGGTATATATGATGAAGGGAACTTTAGCTTTTCAAATGCTTGGACTTACTtggttataataaataatatgtcACAGTTG TTTGCCATGTATTGTCTCCTCCTGTTTTATAAAGTACTGAAGGAAGAACTGAGTCCAATCCAACCTGTTGGCAAATTTCTTTGTGTAAAGCtggtggtttttgtttctttttg GCAAGCAGTAGTTATTGCTTTGTTGGTAAAAGTTGGCGTTATTTCTGAAAAGCATACGTGGGAATGGCAAACAGTAGAAGCTGTGGCCACAGGACTCCAG GACTTTATTATCTGTATTGAGATGTTCCTTGCTGCCATTGCTCATCACTACACTTTCTCGTATAAACCGTATGTCCAAGAAGCAGAAGAGGGCTcatgctttgattcctttcttgCCATGTGGGATGTTTCAGATATTAGGGATGATATTTCTGAACAAGTAAGGCATGTTG GAAGGACAGTCATGGGACATCCTAGGAAAAAGTTTTTTCCTGAGGATCAAGATCAAAATGAACATACAAGCTTGTTATCATCGTCATCACAAGATGCAATTTCCGTTGCCTCTTCTGTGCCACCTTCACCCATGGGTCACTATCAAGGGTTTGGACACACTGTGACTCCCCAGACTACACCTACCACAGCTAATGTATCTGATGACATATGTAATGATACtacaggagagaaaaaagaaccttCAGATAAGTCCGTGGCCTCCTGA